One part of the Marichromatium purpuratum 984 genome encodes these proteins:
- a CDS encoding efflux RND transporter periplasmic adaptor subunit produces MSRALRAAQPLVLALLLGGCGEETPSPARAARPASQAHLVAALQVAPSAVPITHERPGSLRYRRLVRVFNQEEGRITALALYEGDRVERGQLLVALDDRLLEAEIAAAHATLEQAELDLKRLEDLRARRAVSESEVSLARTALRVARAELELLETRRSFTRIAAPFAGVITERLVEPGDFVSKNTQLLALADPDSLIAEVAASELLLPHLAVGDAASLRIDALGAQRFAARVLRIHPSLERRTRQGIVELALDPIPAGARAGQFVRARLESAPVARLLIPFNALRRDRQGEFVWLIDAHGRATRRAVRSGLQVEDRVEIRDGLAPGERVITRGFLGLRAGKAVDVVSD; encoded by the coding sequence ATGTCGCGTGCTCTCCGCGCAGCGCAGCCGCTGGTGTTGGCGCTGCTGCTCGGCGGCTGTGGCGAGGAGACGCCGTCCCCGGCGCGCGCGGCACGGCCCGCGTCCCAGGCGCATCTGGTCGCGGCGCTGCAGGTGGCGCCGAGCGCGGTGCCGATCACCCACGAGCGCCCGGGCTCGCTGCGTTATCGTCGGCTGGTGCGGGTGTTCAATCAGGAGGAGGGGCGGATCACCGCGCTCGCTCTCTACGAGGGCGACCGGGTCGAGCGCGGTCAGTTGCTGGTGGCGCTCGACGATCGGTTGCTGGAGGCCGAGATCGCCGCGGCGCACGCCACGCTCGAACAGGCCGAACTCGATCTGAAGCGGCTCGAGGACCTGCGCGCGCGCCGCGCCGTCTCCGAGTCGGAGGTGAGCCTCGCGCGCACCGCGCTGCGGGTGGCGCGCGCCGAGCTGGAGCTGCTGGAGACGCGCCGCTCCTTCACCCGGATCGCGGCGCCCTTCGCCGGGGTGATCACCGAGCGGCTGGTCGAGCCGGGCGACTTCGTCTCCAAGAACACCCAGTTGCTCGCGCTCGCCGACCCGGACTCGCTGATCGCCGAGGTCGCCGCCTCGGAGCTGCTGCTGCCGCACCTGGCCGTCGGCGACGCGGCGAGCCTGCGCATCGACGCGCTCGGCGCGCAACGCTTCGCGGCGCGGGTGCTGCGCATCCACCCCAGTCTGGAGCGGCGCACCCGCCAGGGCATCGTCGAGCTGGCGCTCGATCCCATCCCCGCCGGGGCGCGCGCCGGGCAGTTCGTGCGCGCGCGGCTCGAGAGCGCGCCGGTCGCGCGGCTGCTGATCCCCTTCAACGCGCTGCGGCGCGATCGCCAAGGCGAGTTCGTCTGGCTGATCGACGCGCACGGTCGCGCGACGCGGCGCGCGGTGCGCAGCGGTCTGCAGGTGGAGGACCGGGTGGAGATCCGCGACGGACTGGCCCCCGGCGAGCGGGTGATCACCCGGGGCTTCCTCGGGCTGCGCGCGGGCAAGGCGGTGGATGTCGTGTCAGACTGA
- the modB gene encoding molybdate ABC transporter permease subunit: MSLDLTPVWLTLKLATLTTAVLLVVGTPLAWWLSQTRSRLKQIVATLVALPLVLPPTVLGFYLLLLLGPHGPVGTFTQWLGLGTLPFTFAGLVVGSVLYSLPFMVQPVHNAFEAIGQRPLEVAATLRASPLARFLDVALPLALPGLLTGAVLAFAHTVGEFGVILMIGGNIPGETKVLSVAIYDHVESLEWAQAHWLAGGMVLFSFLVVLMMNLLGQRMRRIGHG; encoded by the coding sequence GTGTCACTCGATCTCACCCCGGTCTGGCTGACCCTCAAGCTCGCCACCCTCACCACCGCCGTGCTGCTGGTGGTGGGCACGCCGCTGGCCTGGTGGCTGTCGCAGACACGCTCGCGCCTCAAGCAGATCGTCGCCACCCTGGTGGCGCTGCCGCTGGTACTGCCGCCGACGGTGCTCGGCTTCTATCTGTTGCTGCTGCTCGGCCCGCACGGACCGGTGGGGACGTTCACCCAGTGGCTCGGGCTCGGCACCCTGCCCTTCACCTTCGCCGGGCTGGTGGTCGGCTCGGTGCTCTACTCGTTGCCCTTCATGGTGCAGCCGGTGCACAACGCCTTCGAGGCGATCGGCCAGCGCCCGCTGGAGGTCGCCGCCACCCTGCGCGCCTCGCCGCTGGCGCGCTTTCTCGACGTCGCCCTGCCGCTGGCGCTGCCCGGCCTGCTCACCGGCGCGGTGCTCGCCTTCGCCCACACCGTCGGCGAGTTCGGGGTGATCCTGATGATCGGCGGCAACATCCCCGGCGAGACCAAGGTGCTCTCGGTGGCGATCTACGACCACGTCGAGTCGCTGGAGTGGGCCCAGGCGCACTGGCTCGCCGGCGGCATGGTGCTGTTCTCCTTCCTGGTGGTGCTGATGATGAACCTGCTCGGCCAACGCATGCGGCGGATCGGTCATGGCTGA
- the modA gene encoding molybdate ABC transporter substrate-binding protein: MSTPLRSLTAAALLLGATTLAQAEEVRVAVAANFTAAMKEIATAFEQATGHSTRISYGSTGKLYTQILHGAPFDVFLAADQRRPALLVDEGRASAPFTYAIGELALWSADPALITDGAALLESGTFERLAIANPKTAPYGAAALEVLESLGLAERLAPKLVRGDNIAQTYQFVATGNAELGFVALAQIALEPSGSRWTVAPSHYRPIRQDAVLLEGAEANPAARALLDYLQGEAARAVITRYGYATD, encoded by the coding sequence ATGTCGACCCCATTGCGCTCACTCACCGCCGCCGCGCTCTTGCTCGGCGCCACCACCCTGGCCCAGGCCGAGGAGGTCCGGGTCGCGGTCGCGGCCAACTTCACCGCGGCGATGAAGGAGATCGCCACCGCCTTCGAGCAAGCCACCGGGCACAGCACCCGGATCAGCTACGGCTCGACCGGCAAGCTCTACACCCAGATCCTCCACGGCGCGCCCTTCGACGTCTTCCTCGCCGCCGACCAGCGCCGCCCGGCGCTGCTCGTCGATGAGGGCCGCGCCAGCGCCCCCTTCACCTATGCCATCGGCGAGCTGGCGCTGTGGAGCGCCGACCCCGCGCTGATCACAGACGGCGCGGCACTGCTCGAGTCGGGCACGTTCGAGCGCCTGGCGATCGCCAACCCCAAGACCGCGCCCTACGGCGCCGCGGCGCTGGAGGTGCTGGAGTCGCTGGGGCTGGCCGAGCGCCTCGCGCCCAAGCTGGTGCGCGGCGACAACATCGCCCAGACCTACCAGTTCGTCGCCACCGGCAACGCCGAACTCGGCTTCGTCGCCCTGGCGCAGATCGCCCTCGAGCCCAGCGGCTCGCGCTGGACGGTGGCGCCGTCGCACTACCGCCCGATCCGTCAGGACGCGGTGCTGCTCGAGGGCGCCGAGGCCAACCCCGCCGCCCGGGCGCTGCTCGACTACCTCCAGGGAGAGGCGGCGCGCGCGGTGATCACCCGCTACGGCTACGCCACCGACTGA
- a CDS encoding S24 family peptidase, producing MSLPEQSGCALHEPFALQVLGEEMEPEFPDRCIVVIEPTPQCVDGAYVFAEVEGVRWFRQYRRDAAGERLVALNPRYPEIRLDGLEWAVLGVIIQRNIRRQVKHYDDSPPSDLTGQ from the coding sequence ATGTCCCTTCCCGAACAATCCGGCTGCGCCCTGCACGAGCCGTTCGCGCTCCAGGTGCTGGGTGAGGAGATGGAACCCGAGTTCCCCGATCGTTGCATCGTGGTGATCGAGCCGACGCCGCAGTGTGTCGACGGGGCCTATGTGTTCGCCGAGGTCGAGGGGGTGCGGTGGTTCCGGCAGTACCGGCGCGACGCGGCGGGCGAGCGCTTGGTGGCGCTCAATCCGCGCTATCCCGAGATCCGGCTCGACGGGCTGGAGTGGGCGGTGCTGGGGGTGATCATCCAGCGCAACATCCGCCGTCAGGTCAAGCACTACGACGACAGCCCCCCCAGCGATCTCACCGGCCAGTGA
- a CDS encoding molybdate ABC transporter permease subunit: MSALLACSPDALLLSLRVVAVTLALLLVAGVGLGYLLSLSFPLRWLLDALVSLPLVFPPIAIGFFLLMLFGRHGVLGAPLYARLGWELVFSFPALVLAAFIAGLPLVVKPVQSAIEGSARALVEASYTLGKGRLETLWRVVIPAVRPSLAAGLTLGAGRAFGEVGITLMLGGNLIGSTETLSLAIYNQVLDGDFACATRLSLLLGGISLVLFLLLRRLGRL; encoded by the coding sequence ATGTCCGCGCTGCTCGCCTGCTCGCCCGACGCCCTGCTGCTGAGCCTGCGGGTGGTGGCGGTGACCCTGGCGCTGTTGCTCGTCGCCGGGGTCGGGTTGGGCTATCTGCTCAGCCTGTCGTTCCCGCTGCGCTGGCTGCTCGATGCGCTGGTGTCGCTGCCGCTGGTGTTCCCGCCGATCGCCATCGGCTTCTTCCTGCTGATGCTGTTCGGGCGCCACGGCGTGCTCGGCGCGCCGCTCTACGCGCGCCTCGGCTGGGAGCTGGTGTTCTCCTTCCCGGCGCTGGTGCTCGCCGCCTTCATCGCCGGGCTACCGCTGGTGGTCAAGCCGGTGCAGTCGGCGATCGAGGGCAGCGCGCGGGCGCTGGTCGAGGCCTCCTACACCCTCGGCAAGGGGCGCCTGGAGACGCTGTGGCGGGTGGTGATCCCGGCGGTGCGCCCGAGCCTCGCGGCGGGGCTGACGCTCGGCGCCGGGCGCGCCTTCGGCGAGGTTGGCATCACCCTGATGCTCGGCGGCAACCTCATCGGCTCGACCGAGACGCTGTCGCTGGCGATCTACAACCAGGTGCTCGACGGCGACTTCGCCTGCGCCACCCGGCTGTCGCTGCTGCTCGGGGGGATCTCGCTGGTGTTGTTCCTGCTCCTGCGCCGACTCGGACGACTGTGA
- a CDS encoding alpha/beta hydrolase: protein MILLTLLLLPATLLGLLALAVQLGFRAPRRRAHHDPGAFGLDFETCTIPTRRGRRLFAWLLPAPDAEATLVVLHGWGSSAELMLPLAAPFRRAGLNVLLFDARSHGNSDGDTFSSLPRFAEDLGAAVDWLRRSHPARCRRLALLGHSVGAGATLYYAADNPLPDAVISIAAFADPAEVTEGYLRALRLPRWLARLATRHVEWRIGHRFAEIAPLHTATRIGCPLLLVHGTADTSVSPRDARRILERAPTGRARLYEVPGAGHDSVEHIEQHVGTLIAFLAEHGVRGLCHAGAATPEPASTRCVVAR, encoded by the coding sequence ATGATCCTGCTCACCCTCCTGCTGCTGCCTGCGACCCTGCTTGGCCTGCTCGCGCTCGCCGTGCAGCTCGGCTTCCGCGCCCCGCGCCGGCGCGCCCACCACGACCCGGGCGCGTTCGGGCTCGACTTCGAGACCTGCACCATCCCCACCCGGCGCGGTCGCCGGCTGTTCGCCTGGCTGCTGCCCGCGCCCGACGCCGAGGCGACCCTGGTGGTGCTCCACGGCTGGGGCAGCAGCGCCGAGCTGATGCTGCCGCTGGCCGCGCCCTTCCGCCGCGCCGGGCTCAACGTGCTGTTGTTCGACGCGCGCAGCCACGGCAACAGCGATGGCGACACCTTCTCCTCGCTGCCGCGCTTCGCCGAGGACCTGGGCGCGGCGGTCGACTGGCTGCGCCGCAGCCATCCGGCGCGCTGTCGCCGTCTCGCCCTGCTCGGGCACTCGGTGGGGGCCGGCGCGACCCTGTACTACGCCGCCGACAACCCGCTGCCCGACGCGGTGATCAGCATCGCCGCCTTCGCCGACCCGGCCGAGGTCACCGAGGGCTATCTGCGCGCGCTGCGCCTGCCGCGCTGGCTGGCGCGACTGGCCACCCGGCACGTCGAGTGGCGCATCGGTCACCGCTTCGCCGAGATCGCCCCACTGCACACCGCCACGCGCATCGGCTGTCCGCTGCTGCTGGTCCACGGCACCGCCGACACCAGCGTGTCGCCGCGCGACGCCCGGCGCATCCTCGAACGTGCCCCCACCGGTCGGGCGCGGCTGTACGAGGTGCCCGGCGCCGGGCATGATTCGGTCGAGCACATCGAGCAGCATGTCGGGACCCTGATCGCGTTCCTCGCCGAGCACGGCGTGCGCGGACTGTGCCATGCTGGTGCGGCGACACCGGAGCCCGCCTCGACACGGTGCGTCGTCGCCCGCTGA
- a CDS encoding cytochrome b, whose product MAQPRYTFTQRLLHWLVALLLFGLLCSGTLFWLLGSEGIANLFGEDFAATLVTIHKSVGATVLLLTLVRLALRRRSPAPAYEPPLGKGEQFVGGALHVLLYIGLLAITIGAAVAVVSAGHPLEFFGLSIELPLAENPELAKMLFGYHGLGALAIFVLVVIHTAAGLKHWRLKDGVMTRISLP is encoded by the coding sequence TTGGCCCAACCGCGTTATACCTTCACCCAACGCCTGCTGCACTGGCTGGTCGCCCTGCTGCTGTTTGGCCTGCTCTGCTCCGGCACCCTGTTCTGGCTGCTCGGCTCCGAGGGCATCGCCAACCTCTTCGGCGAGGACTTCGCCGCCACCCTGGTGACCATCCACAAGAGCGTCGGCGCCACCGTGCTGCTGCTGACCCTGGTGCGCCTGGCGCTGCGTCGCCGCTCGCCGGCCCCGGCCTACGAGCCGCCGCTCGGCAAGGGCGAGCAGTTCGTCGGCGGCGCGCTGCACGTGCTGCTCTACATCGGCCTGCTCGCCATCACCATCGGCGCCGCCGTGGCCGTGGTCAGCGCCGGCCATCCGCTGGAGTTCTTCGGTCTCAGCATCGAGCTGCCGCTGGCAGAGAACCCGGAGCTGGCCAAGATGCTGTTCGGCTATCACGGTCTCGGCGCCCTGGCGATCTTCGTGCTGGTGGTGATCCACACCGCCGCCGGGCTCAAGCACTGGCGGTTGAAGGACGGGGTGATGACCCGCATCAGCCTGCCCTGA
- the modD gene encoding ModD protein: MIRPQPLALDDHRLQQLLAEDVPYGDLTTEALAIDARPGQIRLFARDPMVVCGIEEAARMFTLCGARATLHAASGQQAAPETLLLEASAEAGILHRAWKSAQTLVEWCSGVASRAAEIQEAARRGHPEALVALTRKNVPGTRPLAVKAARAAGAVMHRSGLSETLLVFAEHRLFLDEDPTAALARLRRRCPEKRVVVEVEDVAEALVWAAADVIQLEKFSPAAVAETVAALAAAGSTALVAAAGGVNAANAEDYARAGARLLVTSAPHLAPPRDVQVRFARGV, from the coding sequence ATGATCCGACCCCAACCCCTGGCGCTCGACGACCACCGCCTGCAGCAGCTGCTCGCCGAGGACGTGCCCTACGGCGACCTCACCACCGAGGCGCTGGCGATCGACGCCCGCCCCGGCCAGATCCGCCTGTTCGCCCGCGACCCCATGGTGGTGTGCGGGATCGAGGAGGCGGCGCGGATGTTCACGCTGTGCGGCGCGCGCGCCACCCTCCACGCCGCCTCCGGTCAACAGGCCGCGCCCGAGACCCTGCTGCTCGAGGCCAGCGCCGAGGCAGGCATCCTGCACCGCGCGTGGAAGAGCGCACAGACCCTGGTCGAGTGGTGCTCGGGGGTGGCCAGCCGCGCCGCCGAGATCCAGGAGGCGGCGCGCCGCGGCCACCCCGAGGCGCTGGTCGCGCTCACCCGCAAGAACGTCCCCGGCACCCGTCCTCTGGCGGTCAAGGCGGCGCGCGCCGCCGGCGCGGTGATGCACCGCAGCGGGCTCTCCGAGACCCTGCTGGTGTTCGCCGAGCACCGCCTGTTTCTCGACGAGGACCCCACCGCGGCACTCGCGCGACTGCGCCGCCGCTGCCCGGAGAAGCGGGTGGTAGTCGAGGTCGAGGACGTCGCCGAGGCGCTCGTCTGGGCCGCGGCCGATGTCATCCAGCTGGAGAAGTTCAGCCCCGCGGCGGTCGCCGAGACGGTCGCCGCGCTCGCCGCCGCGGGTTCGACGGCACTGGTCGCCGCCGCCGGCGGGGTCAACGCCGCCAACGCCGAGGACTATGCGCGCGCCGGGGCGCGGCTGCTGGTGACCAGCGCGCCGCACCTGGCGCCGCCGCGCGATGTTCAGGTCCGCTTCGCGCGCGGGGTCTGA
- a CDS encoding ABC transporter ATP-binding protein, whose translation MTELSAHLAFRRPGFDLRLRLALPGAGITALLGPSGGGKSTLLRLLAGLERPRAGHIRHRQRLWYARAAGIDLAPRRRDLGFMFQDHALFPHLSVAENIGYGLARAPDRAARVARWIERVGLGGLARRRPDQLSGGQRQRVALARALAPAPALLLLDEPFSALDASLRQSLRLLVQELVAETATCALLVTHDIEDARQCADRIGVMIGGRLRRLDEAEAVFAAPGDAEVARVLGWPNTLAVTRWEGRAACGPWGRVELARAPRRADRVVALLPDGPRPGARAGLAVEVARVIDMGAYRALHCRLPDRTALRIHLPRALPCPARGTRTLLDVPPGCAIALPAGTAKTIQSTRY comes from the coding sequence ATGACCGAACTCTCCGCCCATCTCGCTTTCCGTCGCCCCGGCTTCGACCTGCGCCTGCGCCTGGCGCTGCCCGGCGCCGGGATCACCGCGCTGCTCGGCCCCTCGGGCGGCGGCAAGAGCACCCTGCTGCGGCTGCTCGCCGGGCTCGAGCGCCCGCGCGCCGGGCACATCCGTCACCGCCAGCGGCTGTGGTACGCGCGCGCCGCCGGCATCGACCTGGCGCCGCGTCGGCGCGACCTCGGCTTCATGTTCCAGGACCACGCCCTGTTCCCCCACCTCAGCGTCGCCGAGAACATCGGCTACGGGCTCGCGCGCGCGCCCGATCGCGCCGCGCGGGTGGCGCGCTGGATCGAGCGGGTCGGACTCGGCGGGCTGGCGCGGCGCCGCCCGGACCAGCTCTCCGGCGGCCAGCGCCAGCGCGTCGCCCTGGCGCGCGCGCTCGCCCCGGCCCCGGCGCTGCTGCTGCTCGACGAGCCCTTCTCGGCGCTCGACGCCAGTCTGCGCCAGTCGCTGCGGCTGCTGGTGCAGGAGCTGGTCGCCGAGACCGCCACCTGCGCCCTGCTGGTCACCCACGACATCGAGGACGCGCGCCAGTGCGCCGACCGGATCGGGGTGATGATCGGCGGGCGGCTGCGCCGGCTCGACGAGGCCGAGGCGGTGTTCGCCGCGCCGGGCGATGCCGAGGTCGCGCGGGTGCTCGGCTGGCCCAACACCCTGGCGGTGACGCGCTGGGAGGGGCGCGCGGCCTGCGGCCCCTGGGGCCGGGTCGAGCTGGCGCGCGCGCCCCGGCGCGCAGACCGCGTGGTCGCGCTGCTGCCCGACGGCCCGCGCCCCGGCGCCCGCGCCGGGCTCGCCGTCGAGGTCGCGCGGGTGATCGACATGGGCGCCTATCGCGCGCTGCACTGTCGCCTGCCCGACCGCACGGCGCTGCGCATCCACCTGCCGCGCGCCCTGCCCTGTCCGGCGCGCGGCACGCGCACCCTGCTCGACGTCCCCCCGGGCTGCGCCATCGCGCTCCCGGCGGGGACGGCAAAAACCATCCAATCCACGAGGTATTGA
- a CDS encoding TOBE domain-containing protein — translation MPHAADAPTRLDTSGALQLDLDTQRFAGHERIALLRRIDETGSISQAARALGISYKQAWDAVDAMNNLSATPLVQRRTGGRHGGGTRLTVEGRRLITVFETAEREHRRFLERLGEGVRDFDRFHRLLGVINMKVSARNHLHGVVTAVRPGVVNAEVVLDLKGTPLVAIVTNESVETLGLAPGREAYALIKASFVLIATEDGGLHTSARNRLCGTVERLIEGAVNTEVVLALDGGARVTAMITGESARQLELAEGKRACALIKAPHIILAVSD, via the coding sequence ATGCCACACGCTGCAGATGCCCCCACCCGACTCGACACCTCGGGCGCGCTCCAGCTCGATCTCGACACCCAGCGCTTCGCCGGACACGAGCGCATCGCGCTGCTGCGGCGCATCGACGAGACCGGCTCGATCTCGCAGGCCGCGCGTGCCCTGGGCATCTCCTACAAGCAGGCCTGGGACGCGGTCGACGCGATGAACAACCTCTCGGCCACGCCCCTGGTGCAACGACGCACCGGTGGCCGCCACGGCGGCGGTACCCGGCTCACCGTCGAGGGACGACGGCTGATCACGGTGTTCGAGACCGCCGAGCGCGAGCACCGGCGCTTTCTCGAACGGCTCGGTGAGGGCGTGCGCGATTTCGACCGTTTCCACCGTCTGTTAGGAGTCATCAACATGAAGGTCAGTGCAAGGAATCATCTGCACGGCGTGGTCACCGCGGTGCGCCCCGGGGTGGTCAACGCCGAGGTGGTGCTCGACCTCAAGGGCACGCCGCTGGTGGCGATCGTCACCAACGAGAGCGTGGAGACGCTCGGCCTCGCGCCCGGGCGCGAGGCCTACGCCCTGATCAAGGCCTCCTTCGTGCTCATCGCCACCGAGGACGGCGGGCTGCACACCTCGGCGCGCAACCGTCTGTGCGGCACCGTCGAGCGGCTGATCGAGGGTGCGGTCAACACCGAGGTGGTGCTCGCGCTCGACGGCGGCGCGCGGGTCACCGCGATGATCACCGGCGAGAGCGCGCGTCAGCTCGAACTGGCCGAGGGCAAGCGCGCCTGTGCGCTGATCAAGGCCCCGCACATCATCCTCGCGGTCAGCGACTGA
- the modC gene encoding molybdenum ABC transporter ATP-binding protein produces MADVLDLAFRLDRGDFSLDLACRVPARGVSALFGRSGCGKTTVLRCVAGLERAAGHCRLAEACWQDDAGGRFLPTHRRPIGYVFQEPSLFPHRSVRANLDYGRRRIPARARRVDLDEVVELLGIAPLLGRDPAGLSGGERQRVAIARALLTSPRLLLMDEPLAALDHTSKRDILPYLERLHDHLQIPVLYVSHDPDEVARLADHILLIEAGRLRAAGPAPQMLTRLDLPLAREETASALLNGRVRAHDQRYGLTRVAIPGASLMLERLDRAVDAPVRVRIHARDVSIALDDPGTSSILNVLPARIVEMHPLGASQVLVGLAVGTTPEGRLLARITRHSWERLRLHPGQQVHAQVKAVAVMD; encoded by the coding sequence ATGGCTGACGTGCTCGACCTCGCCTTCCGGCTCGATCGCGGCGACTTCAGCCTCGATCTTGCCTGTCGCGTCCCGGCGCGCGGCGTCAGCGCCCTGTTCGGGCGCTCCGGCTGCGGCAAGACCACGGTGCTGCGCTGCGTCGCCGGGCTGGAGCGCGCCGCCGGTCACTGCCGACTCGCCGAGGCCTGCTGGCAGGACGACGCCGGCGGGCGCTTCCTGCCCACCCATCGCCGCCCGATCGGCTACGTCTTCCAGGAGCCGAGCCTGTTCCCGCACCGCTCGGTGCGCGCCAACCTCGACTACGGACGCCGCCGCATCCCGGCGCGCGCGCGGCGCGTCGACCTCGACGAGGTGGTCGAGCTGCTCGGCATCGCCCCGCTGCTCGGACGCGACCCGGCGGGGCTCTCCGGCGGCGAGCGTCAGCGCGTGGCGATCGCCCGCGCCCTGCTCACCAGCCCGCGGCTGTTGCTGATGGACGAGCCGCTGGCCGCGCTCGACCACACCAGCAAGCGCGACATCCTGCCCTATCTCGAACGTCTCCACGACCACCTGCAGATCCCCGTGCTCTACGTCAGCCACGACCCCGACGAGGTCGCGCGACTGGCCGACCACATCCTGCTGATCGAGGCCGGACGGCTGCGCGCCGCCGGCCCGGCGCCGCAGATGCTCACCCGTCTCGACCTGCCGCTGGCGCGCGAGGAGACCGCCAGCGCCCTGCTCAACGGCCGGGTGCGCGCCCACGACCAGCGCTACGGGCTCACTCGCGTCGCCATCCCCGGCGCCTCGCTGATGCTCGAGCGGCTCGACCGCGCGGTGGACGCGCCGGTGCGCGTGCGCATCCACGCCCGCGACGTCAGCATCGCCCTCGACGACCCCGGCACCTCCAGCATCCTCAACGTCCTGCCCGCCCGCATCGTCGAGATGCACCCGCTCGGCGCGTCCCAGGTCCTCGTCGGCCTCGCCGTCGGCACCACCCCCGAGGGCCGCCTGCTCGCCCGCATCACCCGCCACTCCTGGGAACGCCTCCGTCTCCACCCCGGTCAGCAGGTGCATGCGCAGGTCAAGGCGGTGGCGGTGATGGATTGA